A portion of the Ferrimicrobium sp. genome contains these proteins:
- a CDS encoding NAD(P)/FAD-dependent oxidoreductase — MIATRMRQRKTAAVDAPGAPSRPKVVVVGAGFAGLAAVEELSKLSADVTLVDRHNFATFQPLLYQVATAGLNPGDVAFPIRTVIRSMARTKFQQGELASVDAERKFIVLEDGRTIDYDYLILALGATANYFGIEGAREYSHAIYTLDEALDVRNHLFHQFEQAVAHGVRDGALTFVVVGGGATGVELAGAIAELAHKALYTDYTSLNPDDVKVILIEQQSRLLEAFNEGLSEYARRELRTRGVTVLLKEAVQAVEPGVILLHSGREIQNGLVLWAAGVAVPSVIGRLGLPTGRSGRLMVGGDLRVLGSESIFAIGDVALASDPTGNPLPQLAQPAIQGGRHAARQIGVLVKGEATYPFRYRDKGTMATIGRRAAVAEVGRGIRLSGTTAWLAWLGLHVVTLLGSRNKASVMINWTWHYLSWGKGPRVILGG; from the coding sequence ATGATTGCGACACGAATGCGTCAGCGCAAGACGGCAGCGGTCGATGCCCCTGGAGCCCCGAGTCGTCCAAAGGTGGTCGTCGTTGGTGCGGGTTTTGCTGGTCTGGCGGCGGTGGAGGAACTCTCGAAGCTGTCTGCCGACGTTACCTTGGTTGATCGTCATAATTTCGCCACTTTTCAGCCATTGCTCTACCAGGTGGCGACGGCTGGACTCAACCCCGGCGACGTTGCCTTTCCTATACGGACGGTGATCCGGAGTATGGCCCGGACCAAGTTCCAACAGGGTGAGTTGGCATCGGTGGATGCTGAGCGCAAGTTCATCGTGCTCGAGGACGGGCGTACCATCGACTACGACTACCTCATCCTCGCGCTGGGTGCGACCGCAAACTACTTCGGCATTGAGGGTGCTCGTGAGTATTCGCATGCGATCTATACACTCGACGAGGCGCTTGACGTGAGAAACCATCTCTTTCATCAGTTTGAGCAAGCCGTTGCTCATGGGGTCCGTGATGGTGCGCTCACCTTTGTGGTAGTCGGTGGTGGTGCGACGGGGGTTGAGCTTGCGGGTGCCATCGCTGAACTCGCCCATAAGGCCCTCTATACCGACTATACCAGCCTGAATCCCGATGATGTGAAGGTGATTCTCATCGAGCAACAGTCCCGTCTCTTGGAGGCTTTTAATGAGGGACTCTCGGAGTACGCGCGACGGGAGTTGCGCACCCGTGGCGTCACCGTACTGCTCAAGGAGGCGGTACAGGCGGTGGAGCCGGGGGTGATCCTGTTGCACAGTGGCCGTGAGATCCAGAATGGTCTCGTTCTTTGGGCGGCCGGCGTGGCAGTGCCGTCGGTAATCGGGCGGCTGGGCCTACCCACCGGTCGAAGTGGGCGCCTCATGGTCGGAGGCGACCTACGTGTGCTCGGCTCGGAGTCGATCTTTGCTATCGGGGACGTTGCGCTCGCCTCTGATCCCACTGGGAACCCCTTGCCCCAGCTCGCCCAGCCAGCTATTCAAGGAGGGCGCCATGCCGCTCGCCAAATCGGTGTCTTAGTCAAGGGGGAGGCGACCTATCCCTTCCGCTATCGTGACAAGGGGACGATGGCGACGATTGGCCGGCGCGCCGCCGTTGCGGAGGTGGGTCGTGGCATACGCCTGAGTGGGACCACGGCCTGGTTGGCTTGGCTCGGCCTCCATGTGGTCACCCTTTTAGGCTCGCGGAACAAGGCTTCAGTGATGATCAACTGGACGTGGCACTACCTCTCGTGGGGCAAGGGTCCACGAGTTATTCTTGGAGGTTGA
- the cimA gene encoding citramalate synthase — MRHVAIYDTTLRDGSQQEGIALTVEDKLRVARQLDILGVQFIEGGWPGANPKDAAFFARASDELNLHTAQLVAFGSTRRANGDVNSDPNLQALVDSGVTHVCIVAKAWDYHVVHALRTSLEEALAMVRDSVAFLTSHGCHVLLDAEHFFDGFKDNPTFALSVLTAAEEAGATTLVLCDTNGGTLPSEVPTIMSSVNERAGLPIGVHFHNDSGCAIANSLIAVDLGASQVQGCINGYGERTGNANLVPIIAALSLKQEIITIPPHNLELLTSTARHIAEITNLPLAPQSPYVGASAFTHKAGLHVSAIARRSDAYEHINPELVGNHSRFVVSEMAGRQTLLIKAGELGLELTDDATTSLLQRLKDLEHQGYHFEVADGSLELLMRHALGWTQPYFHVESYRVTTDGYHGPDLLTEATVKVQVHGQRIIATAEGNGPVHALDQALRQALQTTYPSLATMGLDDYKVRVLDTSSGTDAVVRVLIDFSDTETQWTTTGVSTNIIEASFSALTEGFVLALVKTITTEGNAP; from the coding sequence CTGCGTCACGTTGCTATCTACGATACGACCCTACGAGATGGGTCCCAACAGGAGGGTATCGCCCTCACCGTTGAGGACAAGCTGCGCGTTGCCCGCCAGCTCGACATTCTTGGGGTACAGTTCATCGAGGGAGGTTGGCCGGGAGCTAATCCGAAGGATGCGGCGTTTTTTGCCCGAGCATCCGATGAGCTGAACCTCCATACTGCCCAGCTGGTAGCCTTTGGCTCAACCCGCCGCGCAAATGGGGATGTCAATAGTGACCCGAATCTCCAGGCTCTGGTAGATAGTGGCGTCACTCACGTCTGCATCGTCGCCAAGGCCTGGGATTACCATGTCGTGCACGCGCTTCGCACCTCTCTCGAAGAGGCGCTTGCCATGGTGCGAGATTCGGTCGCCTTCTTGACCAGCCACGGTTGCCACGTGCTGCTCGACGCTGAGCACTTCTTTGACGGCTTCAAGGACAATCCAACCTTCGCACTCTCGGTACTTACTGCTGCCGAGGAGGCCGGAGCAACCACACTGGTGCTCTGCGACACCAATGGCGGAACCCTGCCATCAGAGGTTCCCACGATCATGAGCAGTGTCAACGAGCGGGCGGGGCTTCCCATCGGAGTCCATTTTCACAACGACTCGGGCTGTGCCATAGCAAACTCACTCATAGCCGTCGATCTCGGAGCCAGCCAGGTACAGGGGTGCATCAACGGCTACGGAGAGAGGACGGGTAATGCCAACCTTGTCCCTATCATTGCGGCACTCTCACTCAAACAGGAGATCATCACCATCCCACCCCACAATCTTGAACTCCTCACCTCAACCGCCCGTCACATTGCAGAGATCACCAATCTCCCACTCGCTCCACAATCTCCCTATGTGGGCGCATCTGCCTTCACGCACAAAGCCGGCCTCCATGTCAGCGCCATCGCAAGGCGCAGCGATGCCTATGAACACATCAATCCTGAGCTCGTCGGCAACCATAGTCGCTTTGTCGTGTCAGAGATGGCAGGCCGTCAAACCCTCCTGATCAAAGCGGGGGAACTCGGACTCGAGCTCACCGACGACGCGACCACCTCACTGTTGCAGCGCCTGAAGGATCTCGAACATCAGGGATATCACTTTGAAGTCGCAGATGGTTCACTGGAACTGTTGATGCGCCATGCTCTCGGCTGGACACAGCCCTATTTTCATGTGGAGTCCTACCGGGTGACGACCGACGGCTATCACGGACCTGATCTGCTTACCGAAGCGACGGTGAAGGTGCAGGTACACGGCCAACGAATCATCGCTACCGCTGAGGGGAATGGACCCGTCCATGCACTCGATCAGGCGCTCCGACAGGCGCTACAGACCACCTACCCCTCTCTCGCCACCATGGGGCTTGATGACTACAAGGTGCGCGTGCTGGACACCTCAAGCGGCACCGATGCCGTTGTCCGGGTCCTCATCGACTTCTCCGACACTGAGACCCAGTGGACGACCACGGGAGTCTCCACCAACATCATCGAGGCGTCGTTTTCGGCACTGACTGAAGGCTTCGTCCTCGCACTCGTGAAAACCATCACAACTGAAGGGAATGCACCATGA
- a CDS encoding branched-chain amino acid transaminase has product MPIQAMKYVWMNGEQVPFEDAKVHVLTHALHYGYGVFEGIRAYETPRGSAIFRLTDHINRFYESAKILMMEIPYAPAELVEATKRLVGDNEYASCYIRPIAYLGYGEMGLNPLTGTTDVAIATWPWGAYLGDEGLAKGIRAKISSFKRHDPNIIPPAAKTTGGYINSALAKAEAIKAGYDEAIMLSGQGNVSECTGENIFIVKDGTLFTPSDASGALSGITRKTITQVAKDMGIETREAQLLRTDLYLADEMFITGTAAEVVPVSSVDDRLIGTGEPGKISKELQRRYFQIVTGNEPAYDHWLEYVKG; this is encoded by the coding sequence ATGCCAATACAAGCAATGAAATACGTCTGGATGAATGGCGAACAGGTTCCTTTTGAGGATGCCAAGGTTCATGTTCTCACACATGCACTCCACTATGGTTATGGAGTCTTCGAAGGTATCCGCGCCTATGAGACTCCACGAGGCTCAGCGATCTTTCGACTCACCGACCATATCAACCGCTTCTATGAGTCGGCCAAGATTCTGATGATGGAGATCCCTTACGCACCCGCCGAGCTCGTGGAAGCCACCAAGCGACTTGTCGGAGACAACGAATACGCATCGTGCTACATCCGTCCCATCGCCTATCTCGGCTACGGTGAGATGGGCTTAAACCCACTGACCGGTACGACTGATGTCGCGATCGCTACCTGGCCGTGGGGTGCTTACCTCGGCGATGAGGGCCTCGCCAAAGGCATTCGAGCGAAGATCTCTTCCTTCAAGCGTCATGACCCCAACATTATCCCGCCAGCCGCCAAGACGACCGGTGGATACATCAACTCGGCGCTCGCCAAAGCAGAGGCCATCAAAGCAGGCTACGATGAGGCCATCATGCTCTCTGGCCAGGGTAATGTTAGTGAATGCACAGGCGAAAACATCTTCATCGTTAAGGATGGCACGCTCTTCACCCCATCTGACGCCTCGGGAGCGCTTTCAGGCATCACCCGTAAGACCATCACCCAGGTCGCCAAGGATATGGGTATCGAGACACGCGAAGCCCAGCTCCTCCGAACCGACCTCTATCTTGCTGATGAGATGTTCATTACTGGCACCGCCGCCGAGGTAGTGCCGGTAAGTTCGGTCGACGATCGCTTGATCGGAACAGGCGAGCCTGGCAAGATCTCCAAGGAACTCCAGCGTCGATACTTCCAGATCGTCACTGGCAACGAACCTGCCTACGATCACTGGCTTGAGTACGTGAAGGGTTAA